A genomic segment from Bacillaceae bacterium S4-13-56 encodes:
- a CDS encoding methyl-accepting chemotaxis protein, giving the protein MKREKAKFSFINPFQKRHYRMLGFKLNITFISLMIGVGLIFGGVSIPLISSEMQKTVEDQSLMTAETQMKSAENYINTVMEELELMAVLLGKYPLDEVADNYDRMRGANKKFSQSFYVGLKGKEELSTGYDTKLDDRSNEEVYNQAIKEEKYIGQVKHESNRFSQGANFQIDMSHHVTNIVNDSYGVIGVELQIDRVWKDLRGLPEYQKEEEVSSKKESEQSIYLVSKDGFIVASDNFNEVTEQLKGEGELIPSLKEHEGYQHLVKQMEKETKEERITDVGLFEDQDGNKQVMAYSYNPKLGMGVFVETPESVAFQSISDMISILIIVIGLGVIGATITSFIISRRITQPIKTLMGIAKEVSEGDLTKQTKIKQKDEIGELGNSFDDMVHSLNEIVKKTQKASSLTLETSREFKGTASEVAISTEQVTAAINEIAKGAEYQAITSQEIEDEIQLFLDLAKHLDKQNDDVMENAIGTQKVIQKNQEMIESLIRGVQELSEQASDSSEEVKLLESHAKEIGSIIGTTNDIANKTNLLALNASIEAARAGETGKGFAVVANEVKKLAEQSQESSSKIETIISDVLHSIQQVSKKMEKSAKKANGESESAQKAKEALQSIFASMNDVLQSVEKMDEYFEKQKGHVESIQNKTKEASSLAIETSSNVEEVTASSTQTEETMNDFVRRIQILLDMADDLKKTVERFKI; this is encoded by the coding sequence ATGAAAAGGGAAAAAGCAAAATTTTCGTTTATAAATCCGTTTCAAAAAAGACATTACAGGATGCTTGGGTTTAAATTAAATATTACATTCATCTCGTTAATGATTGGAGTCGGCCTTATATTTGGGGGTGTATCGATCCCTTTGATATCGAGCGAAATGCAAAAAACCGTGGAAGACCAATCTTTAATGACCGCAGAAACACAAATGAAAAGTGCAGAAAATTACATAAATACGGTCATGGAAGAGTTAGAATTGATGGCAGTTTTATTAGGAAAATACCCTCTAGATGAAGTAGCAGATAACTACGATAGGATGAGAGGGGCAAATAAAAAATTCAGTCAATCTTTTTACGTGGGATTAAAAGGGAAAGAAGAATTATCCACAGGCTATGATACTAAACTAGATGACCGTTCAAATGAAGAGGTATACAATCAAGCAATCAAAGAGGAAAAATACATCGGACAAGTTAAACATGAATCGAATCGGTTTAGCCAAGGGGCAAATTTTCAAATTGACATGTCTCATCATGTTACCAATATCGTCAATGATTCTTACGGAGTCATCGGTGTAGAATTACAAATAGATCGGGTGTGGAAAGATTTAAGAGGTTTGCCAGAATACCAAAAGGAAGAAGAAGTATCTTCAAAAAAGGAAAGTGAACAATCCATTTATTTGGTTTCTAAAGATGGATTCATAGTCGCAAGCGATAATTTTAATGAGGTAACTGAACAATTAAAAGGTGAAGGTGAACTCATACCATCTTTAAAAGAACATGAGGGATATCAGCATTTAGTAAAACAAATGGAAAAAGAAACAAAAGAAGAAAGAATTACAGATGTAGGACTATTTGAAGACCAAGACGGAAATAAACAAGTGATGGCGTATTCATATAATCCAAAATTAGGAATGGGTGTGTTTGTTGAAACCCCAGAATCCGTAGCTTTCCAATCCATAAGTGATATGATATCGATTCTGATTATTGTTATAGGTCTAGGTGTCATCGGAGCAACAATTACAAGTTTTATCATTTCTAGAAGAATTACTCAACCAATCAAAACGTTAATGGGGATTGCAAAAGAAGTGTCAGAAGGTGATTTAACAAAACAAACTAAGATTAAACAAAAAGACGAGATTGGTGAACTCGGAAATTCTTTTGATGATATGGTACATAGTTTAAACGAAATCGTCAAAAAAACCCAAAAAGCATCATCTCTAACATTAGAGACTTCTAGAGAGTTTAAAGGGACAGCGAGTGAAGTTGCAATATCAACAGAACAAGTGACAGCTGCGATTAATGAGATTGCGAAAGGAGCAGAATATCAAGCTATCACTAGTCAAGAGATTGAAGATGAAATCCAACTTTTTTTGGACTTAGCAAAACATCTTGATAAACAAAATGACGATGTTATGGAAAACGCAATTGGAACACAAAAAGTCATTCAAAAAAATCAAGAAATGATTGAGTCTCTAATTAGAGGCGTGCAAGAGTTATCAGAACAAGCATCTGACTCATCTGAAGAAGTCAAATTACTGGAAAGTCATGCAAAGGAAATTGGGTCTATTATTGGCACAACCAATGATATTGCGAACAAAACTAATTTACTTGCACTCAATGCATCTATTGAAGCAGCTCGTGCAGGAGAGACAGGAAAAGGGTTTGCCGTTGTTGCGAATGAAGTCAAAAAATTAGCGGAGCAAAGCCAAGAATCATCCTCAAAAATTGAAACCATTATTTCTGATGTCTTACACTCCATACAACAAGTCAGTAAAAAAATGGAAAAAAGCGCAAAGAAAGCTAATGGAGAAAGTGAGTCTGCACAAAAAGCAAAAGAAGCTCTTCAATCTATTTTTGCTTCGATGAACGATGTTTTACAATCTGTCGAAAAGATGGATGAATATTTTGAAAAGCAAAAAGGTCATGTTGAATCGATCCAAAACAAAACGAAAGAAGCATCATCGCTTGCGATCGAAACCTCCTCCAATGTAGAAGAGGTAACAGCATCATCCACGCAAACAGAAGAGACTATGAACGATTTTGTAAGAAGAATCCAAATATTATTGGATATGGCAGATGATTTAAAGAAGACGGTAGAACGTTTTAAAATATAA
- a CDS encoding nucleotide pyrophosphohydrolase yields MEKKDLTLKDLQKKATKFRDNRDWNQFHNPKDLAISLSLEAAELLENFQWKSSDEAVKENIENIKDELADVVIYSLLMADQLDVDLSEAIVRKIKKNEEKYPVEKAKGSNRKYTEL; encoded by the coding sequence ATGGAAAAAAAAGACCTTACATTAAAGGACCTACAAAAGAAGGCTACTAAATTTAGAGATAACCGAGATTGGAATCAATTCCACAATCCCAAAGATTTAGCAATATCCTTGTCGCTAGAAGCAGCCGAACTACTAGAAAACTTTCAGTGGAAAAGTAGTGATGAAGCTGTTAAGGAGAATATCGAAAATATCAAAGATGAGCTTGCCGATGTAGTGATTTACTCCCTTCTTATGGCAGATCAATTGGATGTGGATTTGAGTGAAGCTATAGTAAGAAAGATTAAGAAAAACGAGGAGAAGTATCCAGTGGAGAAAGCAAAGGGGAGTAATAGGAAGTATACAGAACTATAA
- a CDS encoding DUF2075 domain-containing protein — translation MIVYEASKREFLEHVDQDILVNHILSQFEQKIGHTSESEIRSWDNSMLHMYRVLNDQSIPDDAGVAIEYKIPYTSKRVDFLLSGHDGDTDSVVIVELKQWSEVEKVEGKEAIVKTALNRGLHEVAHPSYQAWSYAALIEDYNENVQEQLIQLKPCAYLHNYRKSQNDPLTDSYYDYYLNLAPVYVKGDVEKLRNFIKRHIKFGDKKDILYQIEQGRIRPSKSLQDSLASMLKGNQEFVMIDEQKVVYETALQLAKETLETDTKQVMIIEGGPGTGKSVLAINLLVALTNQSLTCQYVTKNSAPRSIYSTKLKGDFRKTRIDNLFKGSGSYTESEMNELDVLIVDEAHRLNEKSGMFQNLGENQVKEIIHSSRMSIFFIDENQRVTLKDVGSVEMIKKYAREYGADITTGKLASQFRCDGSDGYIAWLDDLLQIRETANANDMGMDYDFQVFSNPHDMKREIEKKNQKNNKSRIVAGYCWEWPKSNRSKSNFHDIKIEEHDFGISWNLDNTATWAIDEESVQEAGCIHTCQGLEFDYVGVIIGDDLRYEDDKVITDHSKRAKTDQSLKGIKKMLKENPTTVEKLADQIIRNTYRTLMTRGQKGCYVYCTDKKLEEYLRSRLKRESFYKESQYLNEKVAESKSEY, via the coding sequence ATGATTGTCTATGAGGCTAGTAAAAGGGAATTCCTAGAGCATGTGGATCAAGATATTCTTGTTAATCATATTCTTAGTCAATTTGAACAGAAAATAGGTCATACGAGTGAGTCTGAAATTAGGTCTTGGGATAACTCGATGTTACATATGTACCGGGTCTTAAACGATCAATCCATTCCGGATGATGCGGGAGTAGCTATCGAGTACAAAATCCCTTACACCTCCAAACGAGTGGACTTCTTACTTTCTGGACATGACGGGGATACGGACTCTGTCGTAATCGTGGAATTAAAGCAATGGTCTGAGGTTGAGAAGGTAGAAGGAAAGGAAGCTATCGTTAAAACAGCGTTAAATCGAGGCCTTCATGAAGTGGCACATCCTTCTTATCAAGCCTGGTCATATGCTGCGCTGATCGAGGACTATAACGAAAATGTCCAGGAGCAACTCATTCAATTGAAACCATGTGCTTATCTACATAATTATCGAAAGTCGCAGAATGACCCATTAACGGATAGCTATTATGATTACTATCTTAATTTAGCGCCTGTTTATGTAAAAGGTGATGTTGAGAAACTAAGAAACTTCATCAAAAGACACATCAAGTTCGGTGACAAAAAAGATATTCTCTATCAAATTGAACAGGGTCGGATAAGGCCTTCTAAGTCATTGCAGGACTCCCTAGCAAGCATGTTAAAAGGTAACCAAGAATTTGTCATGATCGATGAACAAAAAGTGGTCTATGAAACGGCTCTTCAATTAGCAAAAGAAACCCTTGAAACAGATACAAAACAAGTGATGATCATTGAAGGTGGTCCTGGAACAGGGAAATCTGTGTTAGCTATTAATCTACTTGTTGCCTTAACCAATCAATCATTGACGTGCCAATATGTAACCAAAAATTCTGCTCCAAGGAGTATCTATTCTACCAAGCTCAAAGGTGATTTTAGAAAAACGAGAATCGATAATCTTTTCAAAGGATCTGGAAGTTATACAGAATCCGAGATGAACGAACTTGATGTGCTTATTGTCGATGAGGCCCATCGATTAAATGAAAAATCAGGGATGTTTCAAAACTTGGGAGAGAACCAAGTGAAAGAAATCATTCATTCTTCTAGGATGTCTATCTTCTTTATTGATGAAAATCAACGTGTAACTTTGAAGGATGTAGGCAGTGTAGAAATGATAAAAAAATATGCCCGTGAATATGGAGCAGACATAACGACTGGGAAATTAGCGTCTCAATTCCGATGTGATGGCTCCGACGGATACATTGCATGGTTAGATGATCTTCTACAAATAAGGGAGACTGCCAACGCCAATGATATGGGAATGGATTATGATTTTCAGGTCTTTTCAAATCCACATGATATGAAGCGTGAGATAGAAAAGAAAAATCAAAAGAACAATAAATCAAGAATCGTTGCGGGGTATTGTTGGGAATGGCCTAAGAGCAATCGTTCCAAATCTAATTTTCATGATATTAAAATTGAGGAACATGATTTCGGCATTAGTTGGAACCTGGACAATACAGCCACTTGGGCTATAGATGAGGAGTCCGTCCAAGAAGCGGGCTGTATCCATACATGCCAAGGGCTTGAGTTTGATTATGTTGGGGTAATCATTGGGGATGATTTACGATACGAGGACGACAAAGTCATAACGGACCATTCCAAGAGGGCTAAAACTGACCAATCTCTAAAAGGCATAAAGAAGATGCTGAAAGAAAATCCTACTACTGTGGAAAAACTTGCCGATCAAATTATCCGTAATACCTACCGTACATTAATGACCAGGGGACAAAAAGGATGTTACGTCTATTGCACCGATAAGAAATTGGAGGAGTATTTGAGATCGCGGTTGAAACGTGAGAGTTTTTACAAAGAAAGTCAGTATTTGAATGAGAAAGTTGCGGAGAGTAAAAGTGAATATTAA
- a CDS encoding YjcZ family sporulation protein, translating to MHNNFALLVVLFILLIIVDAAYVA from the coding sequence ATGCATAACAACTTCGCGTTGTTAGTCGTTCTATTCATCCTATTGATCATCGTAGATGCTGCTTACGTTGCCTAA
- a CDS encoding HAD family hydrolase: MNVRAVFIDMDGTLLTASNNISSRNKEAINRLINQGVKVFLATGRHYEVTAPYHKELGLRTPMICLNGASIHDAQTGRAMYINPVRLDEERFHHLTAEHPCNVIIHTENGILCKETSEEIVYWTKVGQTPPRYIGDLRLANYQDALKYSVRTGGSSPELSKMFEKEAKVINWNDGFELVAPFTSKWSAIKKLLLAFRINPSEVVGIGDGPNDIEMLSHVGTGVAMGNASEEVKSVADFVTGHHENDGLAEFIELYLHRSHESYVI, from the coding sequence ATGAATGTGCGTGCAGTATTTATTGATATGGACGGTACACTACTAACAGCCTCAAATAATATTTCTAGCCGAAATAAAGAAGCCATTAATAGACTTATTAACCAGGGAGTCAAGGTGTTTTTAGCTACCGGTCGACATTATGAAGTGACCGCTCCTTATCACAAAGAACTTGGATTGAGAACGCCGATGATCTGTTTAAATGGTGCTTCTATTCACGATGCACAAACAGGAAGGGCTATGTATATAAACCCTGTTCGCCTGGACGAAGAACGATTCCATCACCTAACTGCAGAACATCCTTGTAATGTTATTATCCATACAGAAAATGGGATTTTATGCAAGGAAACCAGTGAGGAAATCGTTTATTGGACAAAAGTTGGGCAGACCCCTCCACGTTATATTGGAGATTTAAGACTAGCAAATTACCAAGATGCTTTAAAATATAGTGTTCGAACAGGTGGATCAAGTCCGGAATTATCCAAAATGTTTGAAAAAGAAGCAAAAGTAATTAATTGGAATGACGGATTTGAATTAGTTGCTCCTTTTACTTCCAAATGGTCCGCTATTAAAAAATTACTCCTTGCCTTTCGAATTAACCCAAGTGAAGTTGTGGGTATTGGAGACGGTCCTAATGATATTGAAATGCTTAGTCATGTCGGTACTGGTGTAGCAATGGGGAACGCTAGTGAAGAGGTTAAATCGGTAGCTGATTTTGTGACTGGACACCATGAAAATGATGGTTTAGCTGAGTTTATCGAGCTTTACCTTCACCGTTCGCATGAATCATACGTGATTTAA
- a CDS encoding YuzL family protein, with protein sequence MTKRPKANPSTIGLNSPQVEGQGTTNRETGKKKMDSSRRKKKSF encoded by the coding sequence GTGACAAAAAGACCAAAAGCGAATCCGTCAACGATTGGGTTAAATTCCCCGCAGGTCGAGGGGCAAGGAACTACAAATAGGGAGACAGGAAAAAAGAAAATGGATTCTTCTAGACGGAAGAAAAAAAGCTTCTAG
- a CDS encoding 3-ketoacyl-ACP reductase — translation MLSLDGKTVIITGAGRGIGRSTALALAKEGVNVGLIGLNMDNLEKVTAEIKESYDVNISAASANVADLDAVNHAVEHIQSDLGPIDILINNAGTAKFGGFLDLSPEEWQNIINVNLMGVYNVTRAVLPEMIERKTGDIINISSTSGQKGAPVTSAYSASKFGVLGLTESLMMEVRKHNIRVTAFTPSTVVTDLAHESNLITGDPERVMHPEDLAELIIASLKLNRRTFVKSAGLWSTNP, via the coding sequence ATGTTATCGTTGGACGGGAAGACAGTTATTATAACTGGTGCTGGAAGAGGGATTGGTCGTTCTACTGCCCTTGCTTTAGCTAAAGAAGGTGTGAATGTTGGGTTAATCGGTTTAAATATGGATAACCTTGAGAAAGTCACAGCTGAAATCAAAGAAAGCTATGACGTCAACATTTCGGCTGCTTCTGCAAATGTAGCTGATTTGGATGCTGTAAATCACGCCGTTGAGCATATCCAATCCGATCTGGGACCGATTGATATTTTAATCAATAATGCAGGGACAGCTAAATTTGGTGGGTTTCTTGATTTGTCACCAGAAGAGTGGCAAAATATTATTAATGTGAATTTGATGGGCGTTTACAATGTCACTCGAGCTGTATTGCCTGAAATGATTGAAAGGAAAACAGGAGACATTATCAATATTTCATCAACCTCAGGGCAAAAAGGGGCACCTGTTACAAGTGCGTATAGTGCGTCAAAGTTTGGTGTCTTAGGACTAACTGAATCGTTAATGATGGAGGTACGAAAACATAACATTCGTGTCACAGCATTTACGCCAAGCACAGTGGTTACTGATCTGGCTCACGAGTCAAATCTTATCACGGGTGATCCGGAACGAGTGATGCACCCAGAAGATCTTGCTGAATTGATTATTGCTAGTTTGAAATTAAATCGAAGAACTTTTGTGAAATCGGCTGGTCTGTGGTCAACGAATCCATAA
- a CDS encoding tetratricopeptide repeat protein: protein MSAANEVFNIEEHIKDFVTEENKEEINVIVEEFKRGHFLNVLNKTKRFREGHEVDKPLERILLLLDATCHSQLGEGKRGAEIIMDLYKESEKNRQVPVTTTIDDLILYGNIAFMNDYKLARRILSDAVNQIEKQEDFDPMKAASTYLILGEAEEQLEKLVRATRYFEQGLAYFQKANEVDKHLIAFLHFKLGTLHSSLNKIDEAIEHLQKAMELAGELNNIEMKINSMVSLGRMYGTKKEYDKAGSYLKGALPLLEGSTLENKIAHAEAYTELAYNCFDQSQLDEAVPYYEKAINIHLNLPRYSSRELGMILMQYAYCLEHKENPDKTAAGKNYEKAIEELEKTNDDDLLENALADIIAFFESTKNGKKKRFYENKFVKLTNDRMNKI from the coding sequence ATGTCAGCAGCAAATGAAGTTTTTAATATAGAGGAACATATAAAGGATTTTGTAACTGAGGAGAACAAAGAGGAAATAAATGTCATCGTAGAAGAATTTAAGCGTGGCCACTTTTTGAATGTCTTAAACAAAACAAAAAGATTTCGGGAAGGACATGAGGTAGACAAGCCATTAGAGAGGATTTTGTTACTGTTGGATGCTACCTGTCATTCCCAACTTGGAGAAGGAAAACGCGGGGCAGAAATTATTATGGATTTATATAAGGAGTCAGAGAAAAATCGACAGGTGCCTGTCACCACGACGATTGATGATTTAATTCTGTACGGAAATATAGCCTTCATGAACGATTATAAGCTTGCTCGTAGAATTCTTTCAGATGCTGTCAATCAAATAGAAAAACAGGAAGACTTCGATCCTATGAAAGCGGCCAGTACCTATTTAATTCTAGGGGAAGCAGAAGAGCAATTAGAAAAGCTTGTCCGTGCCACTAGATATTTTGAACAAGGCCTAGCCTATTTTCAGAAAGCAAATGAAGTGGATAAACACTTGATTGCCTTTCTTCATTTTAAACTTGGCACTCTTCATTCTTCCTTAAATAAAATTGACGAAGCCATTGAACATTTACAAAAAGCTATGGAACTTGCGGGTGAGCTTAATAATATAGAAATGAAAATCAACTCTATGGTGAGCCTTGGAAGAATGTATGGTACCAAAAAGGAGTATGACAAAGCTGGTAGCTATTTGAAAGGGGCCCTCCCACTTTTAGAAGGTTCTACTCTTGAAAATAAAATTGCCCATGCTGAAGCATATACGGAATTGGCGTATAATTGCTTCGATCAATCACAGCTTGATGAAGCTGTTCCATATTATGAAAAAGCGATCAACATTCACTTAAATCTTCCTAGGTATTCCTCAAGAGAACTTGGAATGATACTCATGCAGTATGCGTATTGCCTGGAACACAAAGAAAATCCAGATAAAACTGCTGCGGGGAAAAACTATGAAAAAGCCATAGAAGAACTTGAAAAAACCAATGATGATGATCTACTCGAGAATGCCTTAGCTGATATCATCGCCTTTTTTGAAAGTACCAAAAATGGAAAGAAAAAACGCTTCTATGAAAATAAATTTGTGAAGTTAACAAATGACAGAATGAATAAGATATAG